The Arenibacter algicola region CCTTACGTTCTTCAATCGGCAGTTTTACCCGTACTTCAATTTCGTTCATTCCCCGCAGCTGTCTCATTGCCAAAGCTCCAAAGAAACCATCGCGCACCTGGCGCCCTACCTCGTCCGAAGTGAGTCCAAGGCTTCTGCCTTGTGGCAATAGCTTAAAGTCGAACTGCATTTTTCCCTTATTATAGTTGTCCGTGACATCACGCGTATTGGAAAAAGCTTTCATCCTTTCCACAAAAGCACCACTAGCTTTTTCCAGCACATTGATGTCCGAATGGCTGAGGTCTATGCTAATGGCCTGCCTTGCGCCACCAGGGCCTCTTTCTGCCTCAAAGGTAATTTGGTCTACCCCTTCAATGTCTCCAATATTATCGCGCCATAGGGCAATGATCTCGGCAGCTGTAATATCGCGTTGGTCTGGTGGCAACATCACGATTTCAACGTCTATAAAATTCTGCCCACGAACATTGGTTTTTATTCCTTCAGCTACTTCATAAAGATTGTGTTCCTCGAACATACGTTGGGTGGAGTTGGAGATAGCATGCGCTACTTTGGCCGCCTGATCCGGGGTTGTGCCCACCGGTAAGCGAACCCCAGCTTCTATTTCATCGGCCGCAACTTCTGGCATCATGATCAGTCCCATATGCCCACTATAGCCATAGCCTCCCACAATAAGCAATAGTGCAACGGCAGCAGTTAGGGTAATATATCTGTATTGTAAACATTTGTCCAATAGCGGGCGATATTTATTTTCTATAAAACGGTCAAATGCATTGGCAAAAGTGCGCTGCCAGCCTTCCAGCTTTTTTACCCATTTATTCTTATTTGTTTCCTTTTTTAGTTGAGCCAAATGGGATGGTAAAATAAATAGCGCTTCAAGTAGTGAAACCCCTAAAATAACGATCACAACCGCAGGTAAGGGCTGCCAGAATTTTCCCGTTTCACTGGGCATAAATAGGAGGGGTACAAAAGCTATAATGGTTGTTACAATGCTAAAGACTACCGGCAAGGAAACATCTTTGGTCCCCGCAATGGCGGCCTTAATGGGGCTAAATCCCTTCTGACGGTATTCATAGACATTTTCACCCACCACAATGGCATCATCTACTACAATACCAAGCACTACCAAAAATCCGAACATGGAAATCATATTTACGCTGATACCGATGAGTGGTAGGAATATCATTCCGCCCACAAAGGAAACGGTCATGCCCATCATTACCCAGAAGGCTAGGCGATACTCCAAAAATAGGGTCAGTATAATCAGCACAATGATAATGGCGAGAATTCCATTTTCTGTCAGTAGTGATAGTCGTTCCCTATAATCCGCAGCGCGATTGCTATCCGTACGATATTTGATTCCAGGCGGCAGTTGGAAATCTTCCATGATACCCTCAACGGCATCGGCAATCTCCAGAGGAGACTGGTTCCCAATTCGGAAAATTCGAAGTTCTACATAGTTTTCTTGATTGAATTGTCCGTGAAATCCGGTTTCCTCAAAACCATCGGTTATTGTGGCAATATCATCCAAGGTTACTTTGGCCCCAGAGTCAGAGGAAATCACAGTAATATTTCCATATTCCTTGGCCCATTGTTTCCGCTCCTGCATCCGAAGCAATATTTCTCCGCTTTGAGTCTGTACAGCCCCGGCAGGTACGTCATTACTGCTTTGTTGAATTATGTCCGCTACCTGACCTAGGGTCAGGTTGTATTTTTGTAGGTTGTGGCGAGGTATCTCGATCCGGGTTTCATAATCGGGCACATTTCCAAGTTCCACTTGTGTAATCTTGGGATTGCTGAGAAGGATATTGCGCAGGCGTTCGGCCAATTGGCGCAAGGTCCATATATCTGCCTTGCCATATAATCCAATTTGAAGTACATCCCGTTGACGGGATTGTAGACTTACAATGGGCTGTTCAATATCATCGGGAAAGGTACGTATGCGATTGATGGCCTGATCAATATCTTGGAAGGCTTTCATGCGTTCCGATCCCGCAACAAGTTCTATAAGAATCTGTCCCGAGCCTTCATTGGCTTCGGAAGCAATTTCCTTGATTCCCTGAACTGCCCTAACGGCTTCCTCCACGGGTTGCAGAATACCTTGTTCCACCTCTGCCGGGGAGGCACCTGGATAGGCCACTGAAACTTCAACAAAATCTAACTGAAATTCCGGAAATACCTCCTTTTGTATTTTGAACATGGTAAATATTCCACCGCCGAGAAGCACTAACATAAGTAGGTTGGTGGCAATGGAGTTTTTGGCCATATAGGCAATAGCACCTTCTTTCCTAGGAGTTTTATTTTCTTTCTTTTCCTTTTTGTCCATGGTCTATCTATTGTGTCGGTTCTTTTTCGGAGCCTTCAGACCTTGTTCTTAATCCAATACCATTGCTTACGGTACTTAAATCTGTGATAACAATCTGTTCTCCCTCTTCTAATCCCTTACGGATGTAGGCGTAGTCATTATCTGTGAGAACGATATCAACCTCACGAATTTCCAATTTGCCCTCTTTCATCACCCAGACCGTTTCGATACTTCTAATATAATCCCTACTTAGGCGAACTACATTGTCCAATTTATTGGCCTGAATATCCACTTCAACAAAGGTGCCTATCATTAATTTGGGCTTCCCTTCTAAATCGGTATTTTTAGCAAGTGGATCTGCCACTTTTACCAGCACCCTAGCCAGGCGGGTCTGCCCGTCCAAGGCACCAATTTCTTTGTCCAGATAACCTTCCCGATACTGCTCTTCGGGCCAGGCCGTAGAATTCTTGATAAGTACTTCGGAACCCCTGTCTTTATCATTTTCGGGAAAGTGCAGCCATTGTAGTTTGGAAACCGGTACGGTTGCTGTAACCCAGTAATACTCTGTGCCAACGAGCCTACCTAAGTCATCCCCTGGACCAACTTGGGAACCAGCTGTGACGTTCTGGCTAAGAATATGCGCATCAAAAGGAGCACGAATAGTAGTTCTTTCCAAGTTTAATTGCGCTTGGTCCACAGAGGCCTTGGCGCCTACAATGGTAGCCTTAACGGCATTTAGCTGGGGCTGCCGTAATATTAGTTGTCGCTCATCTGCGGATAGCGGATTGTCTTTAAAAAGGGAATCGTTGGTTATTAGCATTAAATCTTGTTCCGCTATTTGCTGTCTGCCCATTTCGGTATCCAAGGTAGTCTTGGACTGTAGTAGTTCGCTCTTTCTAAGTTCTAGGGTGTTCCTATAATCCGAGGGGTCTATTTGGAGCAGCGGTTGATTCTTTTTTACGAATCCCCCGGGCGTAAAAGCTGGATCCCTATTTATTATCTGTCCGGATACCAACGGACTTAAGGTAATATCCTCCACCGGTTGCACTGTGCCCGTTGCTGATATGGTGGGTTCATAGGAACCTACTTTTACGGTAATCACATCCACTAACATAGCAGTTTCTATGCTTGCCCCTTCGGTCTTTGCTTCCGGTTCCGTAGAAAATATAAGGGTGGTAATAGCAATCCCGGCAATGAGTATTGCCAAACATATCCACAGTATTTTTTTATTGCTCATAAATTTTATTTTCTATTGATTGTCGATCTCTCTTTCGGTTTCAAATCCGCCAGCCAATGCTCTGTACAGTGCAATTCGTATTAGGATTAATTGCCGTTGGGACACTATGTAATCCCTACGGAGTTGTTGTTCGGCAT contains the following coding sequences:
- a CDS encoding efflux RND transporter permease subunit encodes the protein MDKKEKKENKTPRKEGAIAYMAKNSIATNLLMLVLLGGGIFTMFKIQKEVFPEFQLDFVEVSVAYPGASPAEVEQGILQPVEEAVRAVQGIKEIASEANEGSGQILIELVAGSERMKAFQDIDQAINRIRTFPDDIEQPIVSLQSRQRDVLQIGLYGKADIWTLRQLAERLRNILLSNPKITQVELGNVPDYETRIEIPRHNLQKYNLTLGQVADIIQQSSNDVPAGAVQTQSGEILLRMQERKQWAKEYGNITVISSDSGAKVTLDDIATITDGFEETGFHGQFNQENYVELRIFRIGNQSPLEIADAVEGIMEDFQLPPGIKYRTDSNRAADYRERLSLLTENGILAIIIVLIILTLFLEYRLAFWVMMGMTVSFVGGMIFLPLIGISVNMISMFGFLVVLGIVVDDAIVVGENVYEYRQKGFSPIKAAIAGTKDVSLPVVFSIVTTIIAFVPLLFMPSETGKFWQPLPAVVIVILGVSLLEALFILPSHLAQLKKETNKNKWVKKLEGWQRTFANAFDRFIENKYRPLLDKCLQYRYITLTAAVALLLIVGGYGYSGHMGLIMMPEVAADEIEAGVRLPVGTTPDQAAKVAHAISNSTQRMFEEHNLYEVAEGIKTNVRGQNFIDVEIVMLPPDQRDITAAEIIALWRDNIGDIEGVDQITFEAERGPGGARQAISIDLSHSDINVLEKASGAFVERMKAFSNTRDVTDNYNKGKMQFDFKLLPQGRSLGLTSDEVGRQVRDGFFGALAMRQLRGMNEIEVRVKLPIEERKDIQNLENFLIRTPGGIEVPLMDVVEVEQREAFSSINRRDGRRIVNVGMDVEPANAVTRVINMVQEETLPQLRADFPGITWSFEGSQADMRESTNTLRAGFAIAMGLIYVLLAIAFHSYAQPLIVMTAIPFGIVGAVIGHILLGYDLSLVSLMGVIALSGVVVNDSLIMIDYANKRRKEGNPIYTSIHEAGLRRFRPIMLTTMTTFGGLAPIILETSSQAYYLIPMAISLGFGIVFATAIILVIVPCLYLTLEDIRLMMEKGRTVRQMDVSKTKAPENSVLVDK
- a CDS encoding efflux RND transporter periplasmic adaptor subunit produces the protein MSNKKILWICLAILIAGIAITTLIFSTEPEAKTEGASIETAMLVDVITVKVGSYEPTISATGTVQPVEDITLSPLVSGQIINRDPAFTPGGFVKKNQPLLQIDPSDYRNTLELRKSELLQSKTTLDTEMGRQQIAEQDLMLITNDSLFKDNPLSADERQLILRQPQLNAVKATIVGAKASVDQAQLNLERTTIRAPFDAHILSQNVTAGSQVGPGDDLGRLVGTEYYWVTATVPVSKLQWLHFPENDKDRGSEVLIKNSTAWPEEQYREGYLDKEIGALDGQTRLARVLVKVADPLAKNTDLEGKPKLMIGTFVEVDIQANKLDNVVRLSRDYIRSIETVWVMKEGKLEIREVDIVLTDNDYAYIRKGLEEGEQIVITDLSTVSNGIGLRTRSEGSEKEPTQ